The window GACGGTATCGTCCCCTGCATCGACGAGCGCATGGCCTCGTCTTCGCCGTGCTCCTGCTCGCGCCCCTCCCTGCCTCCTCGCAGACGGAGCAGGACGCAGAACCTCCCAAGGCGCTCAAGCAACTGAGCCTCGAGGAACTGTTCGACCTGGAGGTCACCTCGGTCTCGAAGAAGCCGGAGTCTGTCTCCAAGACCGCTGCTGCCGTTCACGTTGTCACGGCAGACGATCTGCATCGAATGGGTGTGCTCAGCATTCCCGAGGCGTTGCGATACATCCCCGGTGTCGAGGTGGCCCGTGTCGATTCGCGCAGCTACGCGATCACAGCACGCGGCTTCAATGGCACCGTCGCGAACAAACTGCTCGTACTCATGGATGGGCGCAGCGTGTACACGCCGCTCTACTCGGGTGTCTTCTGGGACGTCCAGGACGCCTTCATCGAGGACATCGAGCAGATCGAGGTCATCCGGGGTCCCGGGGCCACGGTGTGGGGGGCCAACGCGGTCAATGGGGTCATCAACATCATCTCCAAGAGCGCGGCCAACACACAGGGATTTCTGGTCACCGGCGGGGCCGGCAACGCTGAACGCGGATTCGGAGGCGTCCGCTATGGCGGCACCTTCGGGCCGCGTGCGTTTTTTCGCGTCTACGCCAAGGATTATGACCGCGGGCCGTCGAAGCTCCCGAGCGGCCAGGATGCGGGCGACGCTTCCCGGATGCATCAGGGTGGCTTTCGTGCTGACTGGACGCCGACGACTTCCGACGGCATCACGATTCAAGGGGATATCTACGGTAGTTCCATCGATCGGCGCAACGCGAACCCAACGGAGCTATCCGGCGGAAATGCTCAGGCGAAGTGGATGAGGCGGTTCTCGGACCATTCCAGCCTCCAACTGCAGGGTTACTATGACCGAACCAAGCGGGACCAGCCCTCCGTCTTTGGCGAGACGCTCGACAGCTACGATCTGACCCTGAACCACCGATTCGCCCCGGCCGCGCGACACGATGTCGTGTGGGGGCTCGGCTACCGCCTGACGAGCGACGATGTGCGCAACTCGGCCGCTTTGGCCTTTCTTCCCCCGCGGCTGACACATCGGTTGTACACGGGCTTCGTACAGGACGAGCTCGCCCTGTCAGCGAACCGGCTCTCCCTGACCGTCGGCTCGAAGATCGAACACAACGATTACACCGCCTTCGAATACCAGCCCGGCGTTCGCCTCGCATGGACGCCAACACAGCAACAGACCATCTGGGGAGCAGCGTCGCGGGCGGTGCGAACGCCGTCGCGCATCGACCGCGACTTCTTTGTGCCGGGTCAGCCGCCCTACTTCCTGGTGGGGAATCCGAATTACGACTCCGAGGTGCTGAATGCCTTCGAGCTTGGGTACAAAGGCCAGCCCGCGAACGAGCTGACGACCTCGGTTTCGACCTTCTACAACGTTTACGACAAGCTAAGGAGCCTAGAAGCGGGGCCGCCTTTGCTCTTGGCCAACGGTCTCGAGGGTCGCACGTACGGCATCGAGGCCGAGGCCGCCTGCCAGGTTGTCAGCAGATGGCGCCTGACCGTTGGTTACACGTTCCTGAGCCTCATTCTGGATGTAAAGCCGACGAGCACCGACGCCTCGCAAGTGACGCAAGAAGGCGACTCCCCTCGCCACCAGGCCTTCGCCCGATCGTCGTTCACGCTGCCGCACGATGTGAGCGTGGACGCATCCGTACGCTTCGTTGATGAGCTTCGCAATCAGAAGATTCCTGCGACCACGGTTTGCGATGCACGATTAGCATGGCAGCCTACGAAAGCCGCCGAGATCGCGGTTGTTGGGCAGGGGCTTTTCGATTCGAGCCACGCGGAATTTGGGAAACTGAACACCAGCCGCGAGATTGAGCGAAGCATCTACGGCAAGGTCTTATGCCGGTTCTAGCCCGCCGCGTCCCGATGGCCGCTCTCCTCTTCGTCCTGGTCCTGGCGACGCCATCCGCCGCGGGGACCAAGGTCACCCACGAATATGATCTCAAGGCCGCGTTCATATTTCATTTCGCGCAATTCGTGGAGTGGCCCCGCGAGGCCCTGCCCGAAAAGAGCACGCCCTTCACGATCGGCATCCTCGGAGAGGACCCGTTCGGCAGGAGCCTTGACGAAATCGTCGCCAATGAAGCAGTCGGCGGTCACAAGCTGCTCGTCCGCCGCTTCCAGAACGTCAATCAGATCGACTCGTGCCACGTTCTCTTCATCAGTTCTTCTGAGGCGCGCCGCTTGGATGACATTCTCTCGCGCCTCAATCGTCGGAGCGTCCTCACGGTCGGCGAAACAAAGGACTTCGCCCTTCGCTCCGGGATCATTGGCTTCGTCCTCTCGGAGAAGCGGCTGCGGCTCGTGATCAACCTGGCGGCCGCCACGGCGGCGAGGCTCACGATCAGTTCCAAGCTCCTGCGACAGTCCGAGATCGTCGGGCCCGTTCGGGTGCAGAAATGAGAGTCCCGCGCACCACGATCCGGCGCAAGCTCGTCACGGCGATGATGCTGACGAGCACGACCGTCCTGCTGTTGGTGGGCGCGGTTTTCGTCGCACACGATGTCGTCAGCTTCCGCCGATTCATCGTTCAAACCCTCGTCACGCGCGCCGATATTCTTGCAGCAAATTCGACCGCGGCTCTCGCGTTCCGAAACCCCGAGGATGCGAGTCAGGTTCTCGATGCTCTCAAGACCGACCCGCGCATGATTGCGGCGGCGTTGTACGACCAGCAGGGACTTTTGTTCGCGACCTATCCGCTGAGCGTCTCACCCGGAGTGGTCCCGTCTGCGTCGGGCCCGATCGGCCATCGCTTCGAGAAGTCGGACCTGGTCGTCTCCCGGCCCGTCGTCGAGGACGGGAGACGGCTCGGGACGCTCTATCTCAAGTCCGACCTGCAGGAGCTCGACAACCGCCTTCGCGTCGGTGCGGTGGTAGTGCTCCTCGCGGTCTTCGGTTCCATCGCGGTTGCGTTCGCGCTCTCCACGTGGCTGCAGCGCCGGATCGCACAGCCGATTCTCGCTCTTGCGGGTGTAGCCAAGAGCGTCTCCGAGCGCAAGGACTTCTCGGTCCGCTCGAAAGCCGCCGGCGACGACGAGGTCGGCGTCCTGGCGGGAGCATTTGATGAGATGTTGAGTGAGATTCAGCAACGGGACAGGGAGATCCGGCTGCTCAACGCGGATCTGGAACGGCGGGTCGTCGCGCGTACCGCGGAGCTCGAGGCTGCGAACAAGGAGCTCGAGGCGTTCTCGTACTCCGTCTCGCACGACCTCCGCGCGCCGTTGCGCCACATCGACGGCTTCGTCGACCTGCTGGCCAAGCATGCGGCCCCGTCGCTGGATGAGAAGGGGCGGCGCCAACTCGCGACGATCTCAGCCGCCGCGAGGAGGATGGGTGCCCTGATCGACGATCTACTCGTCTTCTCTCGCATGGGTCGTTCGGAAATGACCAAAACCTCCGTGGATCTCTCCGCCCTGGCGAAAGAGGTAGTCCAAGACCTCCGGGGGGACGCAAAGGATCGATGCGTGGAGTGGAAACTCGGCCAGCTCCCGACCGTACAAGGGGATCCTTCCATGCTGCGCCTCGTTCTGACGAACCTGCTCTCGAACGCCCTCAAATACTCAGGCCCAAAGAAGGAGGCGCGAATCGAAGTCGGCGCCAACTCCCAGAACGGTGAGCTTATTATTTCCGTGCGGGACAACGGGGTCGGCTTTGACCCTGCGTACTCCCACAAGTTGTTCGGTGTCTTTCAGCGGTTGCATGGGATGAACGAATTCGAAGGAACCGGAATCGGCCTCGCCAATGTTCGCCGGATCGTGAGTCGGCATGGCGGAAGGACGTGGGCCGAAGGCGCGATCAACGAGGGCGCGACCTTTTACTTCTCTCTTCCCAAGTAAAAAACGAGGTGATGACCATGCTGAAGCGGATCTTGCTCGCAGAGGACAATGAGAACGACGTCGAGCTCACATTGACGGCACTCGTCGAAAACAACTTGGCGAACGAAGTTGTTGTTGTGAGAGACGGTGCGGAGGCTTGGGATTTTCTTCGCCGCGAAGGGACGTTCACGGGTCGGAATGGAGGCAATCCGGCCGTCGTTCTCTTGGATCTGAAAATGCCGAAAGTGGACGGGCTGGAGCTCCTTCGGCGAATGCGCCAGGACGTTCGGTTCCGGACCGTTCCTGTCGTTGTGCTCACCTCCTCGCGAGAGGAGTCGGACATCATCCAGAGCTACCAGCTTGGCGTCAACGCGTTCGTGGTCAAGCCGGTGGCCTTTAAAGAGTTCGTCGGAGCCGTCAAGAATCTCGGCCTCTTCTGGGCGGTGCTGAACGAGCCCCCGCCCGACCGGCTCCAGTCGCCCTCGCCGGTCTAGCCCGACGTAGAGTCAACCAGGAGCATGGACTCGATGCACGACAGAGCGGAAGCAACATCTGGGGCCTGCATCCTGCACGTCGAGGATGACCGCGCGGATCGGGAGCTGGTTCGCGCGGCGCTTGAAGCCGAAGGTATCCCTCTCGAGCTCATCCAGGTGGAGACCAGGGAGGAGTTCCAGGCGGCGCTCGCACAGGACGGCGTCATGCTTGTTCTGTCCGACTACGCGCTGCCGCATTTCGACGGCCTGACCGCGCTCGAGCTCGTGCAGGAAAGGAGACCGAACCTTCCGTTCATATTCGTTTCCGGGACCATGGGCGAGGATGCAGCCATCGAGAGCCTTCGCCGGGGGGCTACCGACTACGTCTTGAAGGAGCGGCTATCACGGCTCGGGCCCGCCGTGCTGCGCGCCCTGGAGGAGGTCGCGGCGCGCCGACGGAGGCTCGAAGTAGCCGAGGTCGCGGAGAGGCAGCGAGCCGTGGTCGCGCTCAACAACGACGTGACACTCGCGGTCAGCCAAGCCATTGCCCTCCGAGGCATGCTTCAACTTTGCACAGAATCGATGGTGCGTAACTTAGGAGCGGCCTTCGCCCGAATCTGGACCCTCAATGCGATGGGGGACATCCTGCTGCTACAGGCCAGTGCGGGCATGTATACGCACCTCGACGGTCCACACAGCCGAGTACCGGTCGGCAAATTCAAGGTTGGGCTGATCGCGCAGGAGCGGCGGCCTCATCTCACGAACGATGTTCTCAACGATCCCCGTATTGGTGATCCCGAATGGGCCCGGCGGGAAGGGATGGTCGCCTTCGCAGGCCATCCCTTGGTCGTGGGCGAGCGCCTCGTCGGTGTTATGGCAATGTTTTCCAAACGGGTTCTCGCCGAAAACATGCTGGACGCACTGGGGGCCGTGGCCCGAACGATTGCCATGGGAATCGAGCGTTGGCGGTTGGAGGAGCAACTCCACCAGAGCCAGAAGATGGAGGCCATTGGTCAACTCGCGGGCGGGGTGGCTCATGATTTCAACAACCTCTTGACGATCGTCTCCGGTTATTCGCAGCTCCTGTTGAGCCAAAAGGATCTGAGTGACCCCGTACGGGAGAAGATTCATGAGATCAGTCAGGCGGGAGACCGAGCCGCGTCATTGACCCGCCAGCTGCTCGCCTTCAGCCGCAAGCAGGTGCTGGAACCCATGGTGCTCGACCTGAATGCGCTCGTTACCGGCGTAGAGAAGATGCTCCGCCACACGATCGGGGCGGACATCGATTTGGGCACGGCATTGGATCCTTCGCTCGCGCGCGTGACGGCAGACCCAGGGCAGATCGAGCAGATCATCTTGAATTTGGCCGTCAATGCTCGCGATGCGATGCCCCACGGGGGCAAGCTGACGATCGAGACAGCCAATGTTGAGCTGGACGAGAGCTACACACGCACGCACGCGACCGCGAAGCCGGGGAGTTACGTCATGCTGGCAGTGAGCGATACCGGATGCGGAATGGCGCCGGAGGTCATGAACCGGGTGTTCGAGCCGTTCTTCACAACCAAGGGACCAGGAAAAGGCACGGGGCTCGGTCTTGCGACCGTGTACGGCATCGTCCAGCAGAGCGGCGGCCACATCGGGCTGTACAGCGAGCTGGGGCGCGGGACAACGTTCAAAGTTTACCTTCCGCGCACGGAAGCTCAGGTTCCTTCAGGCGAGTCGCGGCAGGAGACGCGCGTCTTGCCGGCGGGCAGTGAAACCCTGCTCTTGGTGGAGGACGACGCCGCCGTGCGGACCCTCTCTCGGGGTGTGCTTGAGATGTCGGGCTACACCGTGTTGGAGGCCAACGTCGGGCGCGAAGCCTTGCGCATTTGCGAGCGGCACAGCGGGCCGATTCAGATGGTCATAACCGACGTGGTGATGCCCGAGATCGGGGGGCGAATGCTCGTGGAACAAATCAGCGCCTTGAGGCCAGGGATAAAGGTCCTTTACGTGTCTGGGTACACGGACGACACCGTGATCCGGCACGGCGTTCTGGAGGAGGGAACGGCCTTTCTCCAGAAACCCTTCACGCCCGTCGCGCTGGCGAACAAAGTACGGGACGTGCTTGATAAACCGAGTACACAACACTCCGCGGCAAGGGTTCGATAAAGCGCATCGTCCTGCCCCAATCACTGCATCGGCGCCATCTTGCCTATTGCGTGCTGGCCTTATAAGTCAGAATGACGACCCCGTCGCCGACCGTCTTCGACTCCGTCAGGTGCAGTCGCTTCTTGTCGCTCGTCGCGCCAAACAGGCCCTTCCCTGTGCCAAGGACAACTGGGAACACCATCAAGCGCAATTCGTCGACGAGGCCGTGCTCCAACAGGGTCTGCACGAGGCGGGCGCTGCCATGAACAACGATATTCCCGCGCAACTTCTTCTTCAGATTCGCGACGTTCTCCACCGCGTTGCCCTTGAGCACCGTGGTGTTGTTCCATTGGCCCTTGTCGAGCGTCGAGGAGATGACATATTTCGGCATGCTGTTGAACTTGTCCGCGAGCTCGCCCTTTCTCGTGGGCCAGGCTGCGGCGAAGCTTTGATAGGTGACTCGACCTAGCAGGAGCGCCTCGGCGTCGAGGGCCTCGTCCAGCTTGAACTGGTCGCCCTCTTTCCCGCGATTGATCTCGAAGGTCCAGCCACGGTGCTTGTAGCTCTCACCTCCGCCGGGCGCCTCCATGACGCCGTCGAGGGAGACGAATTCGGTGACGATGATCGTGCCCATGGCGTTTCCCTTTCTTTTGCCAGCCTATGCTGCTGGACGCCGTTCCGCGGCGGACGCGAGTCGCACCGACCTAGCGAGGCGAAAGGTGGGTACCTGATGATCTCGGCCCCTGTATGGTACGCTTGCGGGTGAGGCTGCTCGGAGACGCGGAGGTGGCGCCATGGGGGTCCATGGTCGCCAGATCGTCCGGCCAGTGATGCATCCGAGCGAAAGGAAGGCTCACAATGAAACGCATCCTGCTCTTCGTCATCACCGGGTTGTTGCTGGTCCTCTTCTCAGCCCCTGAAGCGTCGGCATTCGGCTCAAAAGACGTCCTCAAGATGCACAAGGACGGAATCGCCGACTCGCTCATTATCCTGAAAATCGAAAACAGCGGGAAGACCTTTCACCTCGGCGCCGACGACATGCACGCGTTGCAGAAGGCCGGATTATCGGACGAGGTGATCTCGACGATGCTCCGCACCGAGGGTCGGGATCGGGGGCAGGACTACTACGGCCACGGGGACTACTACCCGTACACATACACGTACCCGTATCCCCACGTGTTCCTAGGTTTCGGGTTCCACCATTACTGCACGCCGTACTACGGGGGGTACCGGTTCTATCGGTACCGCCCGCACTTCGCTTATCCCTACTCCGGGAACTATGGGAATTACCGCTACCGTGGATCCTACGGCAGCCGACAGCCCAGTGTCGGCGGCTCCGGTACACGGTACCGCCGCCGTTGAACGCGGCTCCACGCTACGGGCTCGGATGAGGTGCATGATGTCGCGATCCTTTCGATTCCGACTCGGGTGCGTGGCCCTGTTCGCTTTCGCCGTGACCCTTGCATCAGGTCACGCGCATGGCCAGTCACTCTGGCTTCCTCGCGATCGGGATCGGTCGCTCTTGGTCGAGGCTCTCCACCCCAGGCTCGAGACCATTGACGAGGATTTCTTCACGGCCGCGTTCTTCCTCGACGCGCGCTGGTCGCTGAGCCCCAAGGTGTTCCTAGTCGGCGAGCTTCCATACGCGCGCTTCCGCGGCGATTTTTACTACTACACGATTTCACCGGGCCGATCGGAGTCCACGTCGGGCAACCTCTACCTCGGCATTGAGGTGCGCGGGAGCGAATCGCCGATTTTCGGGGAATTCGGAGTCCGTCTTCCCACGACCGAGGAGAGGGAATACGGAGCCTCGCTGGTCGGTCGCCGTGCCGACCTGGCACGGGCGGCGTTTGTGGAGAACGCGGTCCCGATCACGGTAGCGTTCAACCTTCGCGAAGTCAGCGCCGGCATTGTGTCGCGTCTTCGACTGGGCACTACCATCCTCATCCCGACCGAGGGTCGTCTCGACACCGAGTTACTCGGTCTCTACTCCCTGCAGATGGGATACGAGGGGCGTGCGGCACGCCTCGGGGTTGCCTTGAGCGGCCGCGTCCTGGTGACGAGCGAATATGGCAACCTCGGTGAGCGCAGCACCAATCAGATGGAGCTCCACGCTGATTTCGGCCCCTGGAGGTTCCGGCCCGGAGTCGAGCTGAAGCTGCCCCTGGACAGCGCGGCGTCGCCCGTCCCCGTCGTACTAGGAGTAAGCCTCAGCGCTGGACTGTGACGAGCTCTTGGACTCCGCGGGGGAAGTCTCGATCGGATCCGCCGGGACCCCCGCTACCTGGCCTTGGTATGGAAGGTCGGGCTCGACGCCATCTGGGGCCGGCGTGCCCTGAACCTGGGCGATGGCATCGCGTCGAGGTCGACCCAGGCTCCGCTCCGGAACGCCTCAATCTTCAGGATCGGGTGGATTTCCCAGATTGTGACGCGGCTCTGTCCAACGAGGTCGGGGTGCTGCGGATCCATCATGAGCCAGCCGCTGATTCGGACAGGCTGGGTGGAATTGATCCAGGGTTTCAGCGCCGTCGGCGTCCACTTCGGGTGGTCCTTTCGTACGCGAGGCGTCGTCTCGACCACGATCGCGTCGCTCTTAGGGGCCTGGGGCCGCGCAGAGATCCACATATGCCAGTCCACGTCAACGCTGTCCGTCATGCCGCAATTCGTCATCTCCGCCCCCTCCACTCGTAACCCAACCAGATAGCCCGCCACCGTGAGCGCGACGCCCTCGTAGGGCTCGATCTTCTTCAGCTGCGCCCCGGACCAGTCCGTGCGGCTATGCGGAGCCTTGGGGTAGGGGAGCTTCGCGATGGCATCGAAAGTCACGGCGTGGTACTCACCCGGAATGTCGGTCCGGTTCTTCCTGAGGTCGGTGGCCGAGTCTCCGTTTTCGCCCGCCGGTCCGCAGTCAATACCCTCGGCCGAGTAGTTTGTACTGTTCGGCTGCGGCTTGGCCCAGGCGGTGGAGATCGAGGCCACGGGCTGCCCGGTCGGCGCGCCGGTGGCCGTCTGCGTGAGGACGAATACAGCCAGGGAGCATCGGAAGATCAATCGGACGAAGCAGGCGATGCGGAACATTTCCGCCTCCTCAGTGGCCCTGTTTCCCCCTCCGATGTATCGGCAGTCCCGTTCGCGCTCTTAACGATCAGCCGGATTGACTTGGGTAGGTAGTCTCGCAAGCGGGGGCCTATGTTGTTAAATCCTCCGCTCTGCCAAGCACTTCCGCATCCTCCACATACCAAGTGACGATATAGTCAATTCCCCTCTGTGAATTCACGGAGCGGCTTACCCGGTCCCAATTTAGGGTTACTCCCAATAGCCACGATGATTGGCCTCGCGTACATTTTCCTTATGAGAGGTGCCATTTTCCCAACGTTCAGCTGAGGAGATGCACCGTGACGATGATGATGAGGAGGGGACCATGATCATGATGAGGAGAGGACCATGAAGACGATGTTGAGATGCACAGTGACAGCGAAGACATCCCGGGGCCTGAAATGGCCGACCTGGGCGCTAGCGCTCTTGCTTGCCGCCGGCACGACGATGGTCGTGTGCGGTCATCAGGCGTTCGCTCAGCTCCCGCCGCTGCCTCCGCTACCCCCACCGTTGCCATTGCCGGCCCCGCCGCCCGGCCTGCCGCTGGGACCTCCGGAGCTGCCCACGATTCCCTCGCTACCCCAGGTCTTGCCCTCGAACGCGCCCACGACGTCGGGCTCGACCGAGCTGCCGGTCACGTCGGCGACACTCGATGCGAAGCTCTTGGTCATCTCCGCCGATGGGACCGAGCCCGTGCTCGGAGCGATCCGCCAGGCGGCGGAGTACGAGGGCATTCCGTACATGCTGTACGTCGCGACCAGGACTCCGGGCGGATTCACGCCGGCCATGCTGTCCGATAGTAGCGCCCACGCGTTCTACCAGGGCATCGTGCTCACTACCGGGAGCCTGGCGTACTTGAACGGAACGACCTGGACGAGCGCCTTCAACGCGACGGAATGGCAGACGCTGTGGGACTACCAGGCGAAATACCGGGTCCGCACGGCGATTGCCTATGCGCTCCCGACCGCGGACTTGGGCTACGGCCCGGCGACGGGTGTGGATGCCACAACGAGCCCCATCTCCGCTCAGCTGACCCCGGCGGGCCAGTCCGTGTTCCCCTACGTGAACGCGGCGAATCCGATCGTCATCACCAAGGCCTGGACGTACCTGGCTCCCGCGGCGGGAACCGGAACGAACGTGCTCCTGTCCGACACGCAGGGGGACGCGCTCGCTCTGGTCCGGACCTATCCCGACGGCCGACAGGTGCTCTCCCAGACGTTCGATGGGAATTTCTTCCTGGTGCACAGCCTGGCGCTCGCGCACGGCCTCATGAACTGGGTGACGGGGGGGTTGTTCCTGGGAGAGCGCCACATCTACGTGTCGCCGCAGATCGACGACATCTTCATCGACAACGACGTGTACGGGGGAGGAACCTACCGCATCAACGCGATCGACTGGTCTGCCAATGACGCGTGGCAAACGCAGAAACACCTCCAAGCCCAGACGGCGGATCTACTCCTCCACATGGCGTTCAACGGCGAGGGCACGACCGGCACCTACAACCTCGACACGCTCACGCCGACGGCCGGCGCGACGAATTTCCAGTTCCCGTGGATCAATCACACGTTCAGCCACGAGAACCTGGACGCCGCGAGCTACGACCTCGTCTACCAGCAGATCACGCGCAACAACGAGGTGGCCGCTTCCATGGGATTCACGAACTACGATACCCGCGCGCTGGTCACGCCCGACGTATCCGGGCTCTCGAACCCGGAGGCCATGAGCGCCGCCTACGACGCCGGCATCCGCTTCCTCATAACGGACACGTCCCAGCCCGGGATGAACAACCCGACGCCGCAGGCGGGTATCCGCAACGCCATAGAACCCGGCATCCTCATGGTCCCGAGGCGGCCGGTCAACCTCTACTACAACGTGACCACGCCGACCGAGTGGACGAACGAGTACAACTTCATCTACCACAGCTACTGGGGACGCGATCTCACCTACGACGAGATACTCGGCAAGGAATCGGACGTCCTGCTCCAATACCTGCTCCGGGGCGAGGTCGACCCCTGGATGTTCCATCAGGCGAACCTGCGCGCCTATGACGGCGTGCACTCGCTGCTCGGGGATCTGCTCGATCGGGCGCTGGAGAAATACAGCGGGCTCTTCACCCTGCCCGTCCGAAGCCTGACCCTGGCCGGCCTCGGCGAGTGGACGGAGAATCGCATGCGGTACGACGCGGCCGGGGTTCGGGCCTCGTTCGTGCCCAGTGAGGGGACGATGACGATCACCGCTTCCGAGGCGGCCGTCGTGCCCGTCACCGGGCTGTGCGCAGATTCGTCCGAGGTCTACGGGGGGCAGTGCATCAGCCACGTCTCGCTCGCTCCCGGGCAGACCGTCGTGTTGCGCATCGGGAGCACGTCGAACGCGGCGTCGTCAGGCAGCACCACCGTCGCGTCCGTCGGGGTGTCGGAACGCGTGGCGATCCAGGACCTGAGCCCCAATCCGTTCACCAAATCGACCACGATCGCCCTGGCCATTCCGCGGCGGGCCCAGTCTCATCTCGTGGTCTACGACGTCCAGGGCCGGGTGGTCCGGACATTGCTGAACCGCGTCCTCGAGGCCGGCGTTCACCCGATCACGTGGGACGGTCGGACCGATGCCGGCAATCGGGTGGCCGGTGGCGTTTACTTCGCGAAGCTCGAGAGTGGCGGCCTGACCTCCGTCCGCCGCATCGCGATGATCAAGTAGTCCGGTGAGCGCCCATGGATCCCACCTCGCGGTGGCCCCCCATTTGCGGCAGGTTGGGTAAAGCGGCACTTGCTCTTGTGTTGATCACGGCGGGCGGCCGGGCCTGGGGGCAGGCGCCGTCCGCCCCGGCCGGCACGCTGGAGCGCGCGGCGGTCCTGGTTAAGAACCGATCGTTCGAACAGGCAGCGACGATGCTCCGTCGCCTCCTATCGGTCGACCCGGCGAACCG is drawn from Candidatus Eisenbacteria bacterium and contains these coding sequences:
- a CDS encoding TonB-dependent receptor; this encodes MPNVHGGPLYHLQETRTASPSQRRYRPLHRRAHGLVFAVLLLAPLPASSQTEQDAEPPKALKQLSLEELFDLEVTSVSKKPESVSKTAAAVHVVTADDLHRMGVLSIPEALRYIPGVEVARVDSRSYAITARGFNGTVANKLLVLMDGRSVYTPLYSGVFWDVQDAFIEDIEQIEVIRGPGATVWGANAVNGVINIISKSAANTQGFLVTGGAGNAERGFGGVRYGGTFGPRAFFRVYAKDYDRGPSKLPSGQDAGDASRMHQGGFRADWTPTTSDGITIQGDIYGSSIDRRNANPTELSGGNAQAKWMRRFSDHSSLQLQGYYDRTKRDQPSVFGETLDSYDLTLNHRFAPAARHDVVWGLGYRLTSDDVRNSAALAFLPPRLTHRLYTGFVQDELALSANRLSLTVGSKIEHNDYTAFEYQPGVRLAWTPTQQQTIWGAASRAVRTPSRIDRDFFVPGQPPYFLVGNPNYDSEVLNAFELGYKGQPANELTTSVSTFYNVYDKLRSLEAGPPLLLANGLEGRTYGIEAEAACQVVSRWRLTVGYTFLSLILDVKPTSTDASQVTQEGDSPRHQAFARSSFTLPHDVSVDASVRFVDELRNQKIPATTVCDARLAWQPTKAAEIAVVGQGLFDSSHAEFGKLNTSREIERSIYGKVLCRF
- a CDS encoding YfiR family protein, with protein sequence MPVLARRVPMAALLFVLVLATPSAAGTKVTHEYDLKAAFIFHFAQFVEWPREALPEKSTPFTIGILGEDPFGRSLDEIVANEAVGGHKLLVRRFQNVNQIDSCHVLFISSSEARRLDDILSRLNRRSVLTVGETKDFALRSGIIGFVLSEKRLRLVINLAAATAARLTISSKLLRQSEIVGPVRVQK
- a CDS encoding HAMP domain-containing protein, with translation MRVPRTTIRRKLVTAMMLTSTTVLLLVGAVFVAHDVVSFRRFIVQTLVTRADILAANSTAALAFRNPEDASQVLDALKTDPRMIAAALYDQQGLLFATYPLSVSPGVVPSASGPIGHRFEKSDLVVSRPVVEDGRRLGTLYLKSDLQELDNRLRVGAVVVLLAVFGSIAVAFALSTWLQRRIAQPILALAGVAKSVSERKDFSVRSKAAGDDEVGVLAGAFDEMLSEIQQRDREIRLLNADLERRVVARTAELEAANKELEAFSYSVSHDLRAPLRHIDGFVDLLAKHAAPSLDEKGRRQLATISAAARRMGALIDDLLVFSRMGRSEMTKTSVDLSALAKEVVQDLRGDAKDRCVEWKLGQLPTVQGDPSMLRLVLTNLLSNALKYSGPKKEARIEVGANSQNGELIISVRDNGVGFDPAYSHKLFGVFQRLHGMNEFEGTGIGLANVRRIVSRHGGRTWAEGAINEGATFYFSLPK
- a CDS encoding response regulator, whose translation is MTMLKRILLAEDNENDVELTLTALVENNLANEVVVVRDGAEAWDFLRREGTFTGRNGGNPAVVLLDLKMPKVDGLELLRRMRQDVRFRTVPVVVLTSSREESDIIQSYQLGVNAFVVKPVAFKEFVGAVKNLGLFWAVLNEPPPDRLQSPSPV
- a CDS encoding response regulator; this encodes MDSMHDRAEATSGACILHVEDDRADRELVRAALEAEGIPLELIQVETREEFQAALAQDGVMLVLSDYALPHFDGLTALELVQERRPNLPFIFVSGTMGEDAAIESLRRGATDYVLKERLSRLGPAVLRALEEVAARRRRLEVAEVAERQRAVVALNNDVTLAVSQAIALRGMLQLCTESMVRNLGAAFARIWTLNAMGDILLLQASAGMYTHLDGPHSRVPVGKFKVGLIAQERRPHLTNDVLNDPRIGDPEWARREGMVAFAGHPLVVGERLVGVMAMFSKRVLAENMLDALGAVARTIAMGIERWRLEEQLHQSQKMEAIGQLAGGVAHDFNNLLTIVSGYSQLLLSQKDLSDPVREKIHEISQAGDRAASLTRQLLAFSRKQVLEPMVLDLNALVTGVEKMLRHTIGADIDLGTALDPSLARVTADPGQIEQIILNLAVNARDAMPHGGKLTIETANVELDESYTRTHATAKPGSYVMLAVSDTGCGMAPEVMNRVFEPFFTTKGPGKGTGLGLATVYGIVQQSGGHIGLYSELGRGTTFKVYLPRTEAQVPSGESRQETRVLPAGSETLLLVEDDAAVRTLSRGVLEMSGYTVLEANVGREALRICERHSGPIQMVITDVVMPEIGGRMLVEQISALRPGIKVLYVSGYTDDTVIRHGVLEEGTAFLQKPFTPVALANKVRDVLDKPSTQHSAARVR
- a CDS encoding dihydrofolate reductase, translating into MGTIIVTEFVSLDGVMEAPGGGESYKHRGWTFEINRGKEGDQFKLDEALDAEALLLGRVTYQSFAAAWPTRKGELADKFNSMPKYVISSTLDKGQWNNTTVLKGNAVENVANLKKKLRGNIVVHGSARLVQTLLEHGLVDELRLMVFPVVLGTGKGLFGATSDKKRLHLTESKTVGDGVVILTYKASTQ
- a CDS encoding T9SS type A sorting domain-containing protein, whose product is MKTMLRCTVTAKTSRGLKWPTWALALLLAAGTTMVVCGHQAFAQLPPLPPLPPPLPLPAPPPGLPLGPPELPTIPSLPQVLPSNAPTTSGSTELPVTSATLDAKLLVISADGTEPVLGAIRQAAEYEGIPYMLYVATRTPGGFTPAMLSDSSAHAFYQGIVLTTGSLAYLNGTTWTSAFNATEWQTLWDYQAKYRVRTAIAYALPTADLGYGPATGVDATTSPISAQLTPAGQSVFPYVNAANPIVITKAWTYLAPAAGTGTNVLLSDTQGDALALVRTYPDGRQVLSQTFDGNFFLVHSLALAHGLMNWVTGGLFLGERHIYVSPQIDDIFIDNDVYGGGTYRINAIDWSANDAWQTQKHLQAQTADLLLHMAFNGEGTTGTYNLDTLTPTAGATNFQFPWINHTFSHENLDAASYDLVYQQITRNNEVAASMGFTNYDTRALVTPDVSGLSNPEAMSAAYDAGIRFLITDTSQPGMNNPTPQAGIRNAIEPGILMVPRRPVNLYYNVTTPTEWTNEYNFIYHSYWGRDLTYDEILGKESDVLLQYLLRGEVDPWMFHQANLRAYDGVHSLLGDLLDRALEKYSGLFTLPVRSLTLAGLGEWTENRMRYDAAGVRASFVPSEGTMTITASEAAVVPVTGLCADSSEVYGGQCISHVSLAPGQTVVLRIGSTSNAASSGSTTVASVGVSERVAIQDLSPNPFTKSTTIALAIPRRAQSHLVVYDVQGRVVRTLLNRVLEAGVHPITWDGRTDAGNRVAGGVYFAKLESGGLTSVRRIAMIK